From Oryza sativa Japonica Group chromosome 4, ASM3414082v1, one genomic window encodes:
- the LOC107280691 gene encoding rust resistance kinase Lr10-like, translated as MRCVEAKHAERARRREEEAVPVSPPASGTYSSVDVRVEMGSVDRFLDDILREKPARFTPENLREFTGDYAERLGAGGFGVVYRGRFPGGVQVAVKILHRTLDRRAEEQFMAEVATAGRTYHINLVRLYGFCFDATTKALVYEYLENGSLDRVLFDAAAAAALEFDTLHGIVVGTARGVRYLHEECQHRIIHYDIKPGNVLLAGDYAPKVADFGLAKLCSRDNTHLTMTGARGTPGYAAPELWLPLPVTHKCDVYSFGMLVFEILGRRRNLDTQRPAESQEWYPRWAWQRFDQGRFGEVMAASGIRSKDGEKAERMCKVALWCIQYQPEARPSMSSVVRMLEGEEQIARPVNPFAYMATMDAISSSSSGGGGVSTATSASASGDSAQSTRHDICH; from the coding sequence ATGAGATGCGTGGAGGCCAAGCACGCCGAacgcgcgaggcggcgggaggaggaggcagtgccagtgtcgccgccggcgagcggcacGTACAGCAGCGTGGACGTCCGCGTCGAGATGGGGTCGGTGGACCGCTTCCTGGACGACATCCTCCGGGAGAAGCCGGCGCGGTTCACGCCGGAGAACCTCCGCGAGTTCACGGGGGACTACGCGGAGcggctcggcgccggcggcttcgGCGTGGTGTACCGCGGCAGGTTCCCCGGCGGCGTGCAGGTGGCCGTCAAGATCCTGCACCGCACGCTGGACCGCCGCGCCGAGGAGCAGTTCATGGCGGAGGTCGCCACCGCGGGGCGCACCTACCACATCAACCTCGTCCGCCTCTACGGCTTCTGCTTCGACGCCACCACCAAGGCGCTCGTCTACGAGTACCTCGAGAACGGCTCGCTCGACCGCGTCCtgttcgacgccgccgcggcggccgccctcGAGTTCGACACGCTGCACGGCATCGTCGTCGGCACGGCGCGCGGGGTGAGGTACCTGCACGAGGAGTGCCAGCACCGGATCATCCACTACGACATCAAGCCGGGGAACGTGCTGCTCGCCGGCGACTACGCGCCCAAGGTGGCCGACTTCGGGCTCGCCAAGCTCTGCAGCCGCGACAACACCCACCTGACGATGACCGGCGCGCGGGGCACGCCGGGGTACGCGGCGCCGGAGCTGTGGCTGCCGCTGCCGGTGACGCACAAGtgcgacgtgtacagcttcggcatGCTGGTGTTCGAGATcctcgggcggcggcgcaacCTCGACACCCAGCGCCCGGCGGAGAGCCAGGAGTGGTACCCCAGGTGGGCGTGGCAGAGGTTCGACCAGGGCCGGTTCGGCGAGGTCATGGCGGCGTCGGGGATCCGGAGCAAGGACGGCGAGAAGGCGGAGAGGATGTGCAAGGTGGCGCTCTGGTGCATACAGTACCAGCCGGAGGCGAGGCCGTCGATGAGCAGCGTCGTCAGGATGCTCGAAGGGGAGGAGCAGATCGCGCGGCCCGTCAACCCGTTCGCGTACATGGCGACCATGGACGCGatctccagctccagctccggcggcggcggcgtcagcaccgccacctccgcctccgcctccggcgacTCGGCGCAATCGACTCGACATGACATCTGCCATTGA
- the LOC4337256 gene encoding uncharacterized protein, which produces MASLFRARRRRSPEDDGEGEDGSASGRVTRRRLSPEEGALSLAEASASVAAAGAGAESSPGWLSSIVSGARRVISSVLFSSPEEAASGEEEEDDDEEDETEDNHGAIVSYNESKLAIEEMVMKETFSRDECDKMVKLIQSRVTDAALPEAPEYGTPKEIPTRNTVVGNDFTGAWRSLSRHRNGTEPVPFSSIGSGSFSPGSPLHASPELLSAAVMEAKKWLEEKRQGLGSKPEDHGPCTLNTDMLNSGFESDMGSPVDLAKSYMQSLPPWQSPFLGSQKFKTPPSAGLHMYDYEGKSKYSLPSSKVTTKEEYLSNFWENLEESRRSRLGSSGSSPDASKVRQYGSTSRLFENDTSIFSSGTDKKVDKPEQNNKGSDKVAGAEPANGHSSPITDKNHVFVDPVDPANDIGNVVKECNAASKVHIEEISQGNQISSTSVTKDADRDGDVKAPVAEPEIHMESDINSASELRTKDTGPHIHASLNGSTKKTSANGLRDQSNANSGVESSGNDNPSCTNSSTGVPPTNNEVNDPKADAADGDSVENGTRLNSEEPAQVDPKPAYVRRGRKRVVRGTRGRAK; this is translated from the exons ATGGCGTCCCTCTTcagggctcgccgccggcgatcgccggaggacgacggcgagggggaggaCGGATCCGCGTCCGGGCGggtcacccgccgccgcctgtcgCCGGAGGAGGGCGCGCTGTCGCTGGCCgaggcgtcggcgtcggtggccgcggcgggggcgggggcggagaGTAGCCCCGGGTGGCTCTCCAGCATCGTGTCCGGAGCGAGGAGGGTGATCTCCTCGGTGTTGTTCTCCTCTCCCGAGGAGGCCGCctcaggggaggaggaggaggacgacgacgaggaag ATGAAACAGAAGACAATCATGGAGCAATAGTTTCATACAATGAGTCAAAGCTTGCCATTGAGGAAATGGTTATGAAGGAGACATTCTCAAG gGATGAATGTGATAAAATGGTAAAGCTCATACAGTCACGAGTTACAGATGCTGCACTTCCTGAAGCACCTGAGTATGGAACGCCGAAAGAAATTCCAACCAGGAATACTGTTGTTGGAAATGATTTCACGGGAGCTTGGCGTTCCTTGAGTCGCCACAGAAATGGCACTGAACCAGTTCCATTCTCTAGTATTGGATCTGGTAGCTTTTCTCCTGGTTCTCCTCTCCATGCATCGCCCGAGCTATTAAGCGCAGCAGTTATGGAAGCAAAGAAATGGTTAGAAGAGAAAAGGCAGGGATTAGGTTCAAAGCCTGAAGACCATGGACCTTGCACATTAAACACTGATATGCTTAACTCT GGGTTTGAATCTGACATGGGTTCTCCAGTTGATTTAGCAAAATCATACATGCAGTCATTGCCTCCTTGGCAATCTCCATTCTTAGGTAGCCAGAAGTTTAAAACACCACCCTCTGCTGGGTTACATATGTATGATTATGAAGGGAAGTCCAAATATTCTCTCCCCTCATCAAAG GTCACCACCAAGGAAGAATATCTTTCCAATTTTTGGGAAAATTTGGAGGAATCTCGTAGGTCTCGCCTGGGATCATCTGGAAGTTCTCCAGATGCTTCTAAAGTCAGGCAGTATGGTTCTACTTCCAGATTGTTTGAGAATGATACATCTATATTCTCATCGGGTACTGATAAGAAAGTTGACAAACCTGAGCAAAATAATAAAG GTTCTGATAAGGTTGCAGGAGCAGAACCGGCTAATGGGCACTCCTCACCTATCACTGATAAAAATCAT GTGTTTGTTGATCCTGTGGACCCTGCAAATGACATAGGGAATGTTGTCAAAGAATGCAATGCTGCATCCAAAGTTCATATAG AGGAGATATCACAGGGGAACCAAATATCTTCCACAAG TGTTACAAAGGATGCTGACCGTGATGGGGATGTTAAAGCTCCTGTTGCAGAACCGGAAATTCACATGGAGTCAGATATAAACTCAGCGTCAG AGTTGAGAACAAAGGATACAGGTCCCCACATCCATGCGAGCTTAAATGGGTCGACCAAAAAAACTTCTGCCAATGG CCTTCGGGATCAATCAAATGCCAACTCGGGGGTAGAATCTTCGGGCAATGATAATCCCAGTTGCACCAACTCGAGCACCGGTGTGCCTCCCACCAATAACGAGGTTAATGATCCTAAAGCTGATGCCGCAGATGGTGATTCTGTGGAGAATGGCACACGATTGAATTCAGAAGAACCTGCGCAGGTAGACCCAAAACCAGCCTACGTTCGGCGAGGACGGAAAAGGGTGGTCCGAGGCACGAGAGGAAGAGCAAAGTAG
- the LOC107278681 gene encoding ethylene-responsive transcription factor ERF003: MTKYKGVRQRHWGSWVAEIRHPLLKTRIWLGTYGTAEDAARAYDEAARLMSGPAARTNFPLSSSGGNARSCLSPTLRARLEKCCGAGSSAQAQQGAVAGQDNDDAAAAAAAMGVDDGDEYVEEMIQELTFYGSIEIVQP; encoded by the exons ATGACGAAGTACAAAGGTGTCAGGCAGAGGCACTGGGGCTCCTGGGTCGCCGAGATCCGCCACCCTCTCCT gaAGACGAGGATATGGCTGGGGACGTACGGGACGGCGGAGGACGCGGCGAGGGCGTACGACGAGGCGGCGAGGCTGATGAGCGGCCCAGCGGCGCGCACCAACTTCCCTctcagcagcagcggcggcaacgCCCGCAGCTGCCTCTCCCCGACCCTGCGCGCGCGGCTGGAGAAATGCTGCGGCGCGGGGTCATCAGCGCAGGCGCAACAGGGCGCCGTCGCTGGCCAGGACAACGACgatgctgctgcggcggcggcggcgatgggcgtcgacgacggcgacgagtacGTCGAGGAGATGATCCAGGAGCTCACGTTCTACGGCTCCATAGAGATCGTCCAGCCCTGA